The stretch of DNA CATAAAGACACATTTGGCTTACTTGAAAAAGGCCGTAAGATTCCCGTCATTTTCGATACCGATATTGGCTCGGACATCGACGATACGTGGGCGTTGTTGTACTTGTTGAACTGCCCTGAAATGGATCTGCGTTTAGTGTCAACTGATGCAGGCCAAGGGCCATATCGAGCTCGATTGACGGCTAGGTTCTTGACCGAGTGTGGACATAGCAACATTCCGGTGTCCGTCGGTAGCGGCAAGCCCGATCAACTCGGAAATCAACAAGATTGGGTCAAAGGCTACAACCTTGAATCGTACGCTGGAAACGTTTACGACGACTCAGTTGACGCGATCATTCAAACGATTCACGCGTCGCCGGACCCCGTAACACTGATTTGCGTCGGAGGTGTTCCCAACATCTCTGAAGCCCTGCGGCGCGATCCCTCTATCACGAATAACGCTCGGTTTGTGGGCATGCACGGCGCCATTCACGTCGGCTACGGCGGTCACGGACCACCGGTTCCCGAAGCCAATGTTCGCACCGATCCTAAAGCGCTTCGAGATGTGTTTGCTGCGGATTGGCAGTGCAGCATTACGCCGCTCGATACATGCGGGATCGTTGACTTGACGGACGAGCGATATCAAACGGTTTACCGTAGCGACTCCGTTGGCATTAAGCCTCTCATGGAAAATTATCGTGATTGGCTAACTCGAGTACCATGGCTTGACGTCAAACCCGATCCCGCGATCCGAAGCAGTACCTTGTTCGACATGGTCGCCGTGACGATGGCATTCAGCGAAGACCTGTTAGAGATGGAAACGCTTCCCCTGGTTGTCGATGATAAAGGCATGACGCTTGTCGATCCTGATCAGGGTCGTCCTGTTCGATGTGCCATGCGTTGGAAAAACTTGGACGCTTACCTGGATCATCTAGTCGACCGATTGGTCAAGAATGCCTAGTCCCGTAAACCGACCATTTCGTTTTGTCGTTTTGCATCACATCGTAGGCCCCGGCTTTTCGCGGACCGCCGAATCGCATCTGGACTGGATGTTTGAACAATCCAAAGCGACTTCGCTGCTGACGTTTTCAACGACGGAAGTCGGTTCATGGGATTCGGCCTTTGAGCTAAAGGCGTTTTCACTTCCCGATCACCG from Rubripirellula amarantea encodes:
- a CDS encoding nucleoside hydrolase, encoding MANHQRLTRRDSIRYLATASTALMTSSMVTHQADADEATTKAAPTHKDTFGLLEKGRKIPVIFDTDIGSDIDDTWALLYLLNCPEMDLRLVSTDAGQGPYRARLTARFLTECGHSNIPVSVGSGKPDQLGNQQDWVKGYNLESYAGNVYDDSVDAIIQTIHASPDPVTLICVGGVPNISEALRRDPSITNNARFVGMHGAIHVGYGGHGPPVPEANVRTDPKALRDVFAADWQCSITPLDTCGIVDLTDERYQTVYRSDSVGIKPLMENYRDWLTRVPWLDVKPDPAIRSSTLFDMVAVTMAFSEDLLEMETLPLVVDDKGMTLVDPDQGRPVRCAMRWKNLDAYLDHLVDRLVKNA